The region CAGCAGGTATGCTGCCACTGCTGCTGGGATTACTGTTCACTTTTGTAGAATCCAGGTTAATGGTAAAACGCGATTTGGAAGCCACAGCGCAAATCGCAATGAATCATGCTGAGAATATTTCCACGCAGGCGTGGAAGATGGTGGATCGCCTCCAGCACTTTCATGGTCAGTCCTGTGATGCCATCAATGATGCGCTGCAACGTCTTGGCTCGATTTTTCCTTACTTTCGCGCGATCGGCGTCACCCATAATACCGATGTCTACTGCTCTTCAACGTTTGGCAACGCACTGACACCAATAAGTCGCGTCATTCAACAGCCGCTGCCGGATACCTATTCTGAACGCTGGAGCCTGTCAATTGCAGGCTCAGACAACGTGAGAACACGCCCTGCAATCATCTTCGTCCAGATGCCCCTCACGGGTTATGGCGCTTACACCATGGTTGACGCGCAGTACCTGATCGATCTTATGACGGCGATCAGCCAAACCCGCGGCTATCAACTTACACTGAAGATCGGCAACGGTTACCCCATTCAAATTGGCCCGATCATTACGCTCAACTCAGGCTTATTTTCTACCTCAGCGCTTGAAATAAAATCGAGCGCTTTCCCGATAGCCCTCACGGTTACCGCACCAACTTCTCAATCTGTCGCAAACTGGAAGCAGGCGTTCTTCACGTTCTTGCCGCTGGCAATGATTCTCTCCCTGCTCTTCTTCGCGATGATGTGGTACTGGCAAAAACGTAAATTATTATTCCGCGACGAGCTCCGTAAAGGCATCGCCAAAGGCGAATTTTCCGTATATTACCAGCCCATCTATGATGCAGAATCGCAATCCTGCATCGGCGTTGAGACATTACTGCGCTGGCGGCGCAGTAATGGACAGTGGATCAGACCCGATATATTTATCTCTGCCGCCGAAGCAGAAAGCATGATTATCCCCATCACCCGGCATTTATTTGATCTGGTCGCAGCCGATATCGCCAGTTGGCAGGTAAAACCCGGATTTCATCTGAGCCTTAACGTGGCAGCCGAGCATCTACATCACCCAAATTTCGTTTCAGACGTACATCGGTTCGCAGAAAAAGTTGCCTCTCATTCATTAAGCATTACGCTGGAACTGACAGAACGTAACCTCATTAGCAACGGCCCTGAAGTCATACAGCGCCTGCATCAACTACGTGAAGATGGCTTTATGATCGCCATCGATGACTTCGGCACCGGCCACTGTTCACTCTCTTATCTGCAAAATTTCCCACTGGATTGCCTGAAAATCGATCAGGGATTCGTCAGTGCCATTTCATCACCGGATGAAGAAGCCCCCATTCTTGATGCCATTATTAATTTGAGTCATCGCATCAAACTTCAATCGATAGCAGAAGGCGTGGAAACCACGCAACAACTCATGTATTTACAACAGCACGGCGTCAAATATATACAGGGATTTCTTTATGCGAAGCCGATGAACAATGAATCGTTGCTAGTATGGCTGCACTATCATAGTAATAAATCGATAGAGAGCTTTATGAATAAAAAAGAAGAGAGGGAAAAGAAGTAATAACCGGCAGAAGCTCGTCCACCGGTTTTCTATATTCAGACAAATTAGAAACGATAGCCGACGCCAATATTAAAGCTATCTACACGCGTTTCGTAGATTTTCGTGCCTTCGTAGCCAATATCAATTGCCCAGTTTGCTACCGGTGTGATTTGGATACCAGCGCCGTAAGCAAAGCGGGTTTCTTTCTCGCTGCCTGAATCAGCAAAAGTGCCGTAATCGTATTTCCAATCCACTTTTCCATGACCAACACCTGCAAGGCCATAAACACTAACGACATCGTTAAAACGATAGGATGGCCCAGCCATCAAGGAATAATATTTAAGTTTAGTCGTATCGTAGGAATTGAAGTCACGATCATAATACTCTTCTTTTGCCCCCAGATAAGTGAAAGAAGCAATAATTCCTAGAGCGGAATCACCCTGATAGTGATATTTTGCCGTAATCCCTTTTGGATCTTTAAAGTCATCAACTTTCGCCTGGGCATAACCCAATGATACCGTTTGTGTCGCCTGAGCAGCAGACATTCCCATGGCACAAGCAATCAGAGTGGAAAGCAGCAGTGTTGTTTTTTTCATGATAGAAACATCTTCCATGTTTGAATAAAAAGACGGCTTCAACAAAGCGAATAGGTAAGTATCGCGAATGTTGACCGCACATAAACTTACATTTAAATACGGTGAGGTAAAGCCTGTATTATTTTCAAACACCTGAGGGAGTTTTTGTTTTTAATCATTAAAAAACAAAAAGATACATATTATCCAGGAAGATTAACGCATGCTTTTCCGCTCTATTTTTGGGAACATTCCGAACTGAAAACAAAGGAAATAGAGCAATTCCCAACGCCAAGTAACGTTGATATAAGAATCTTTTTTTACAAAGGAATAAGGTGAAATCAGAGAGTATCGGAAAATAAAATAAGAGGGGATTATCTATTGAGAAATAAAGTGGTCGGCGAGAGAGGATTCGAACCTCCGACCCACTGGTCCCAAACCAGTTGCGCTACCAAGCTGCGCTACTCGCCGAATGCGGGCGCATATTACTGCTACCTCATTGAAGCGTCAATCCCTTTTTCACAAAAGGATTCCGGCTGCCGTTAAAGTATCCATCCCTTGTATTTACAAGCCTGAAATCGACGTCCTTGTCCGTGATTCATGTCAATCAGCAGGTTTCTGACACCAATTATTCTTAGGATTAATACCGCCGTCAGGCGACGTGTATCCCAAACATCCAAGAATCGTATCAAACAACTCTTCATGGCGATGTGTTTTACCAACGCGCTGCTGGGCTTTTAACTGCTCAAATGCATGTAAATTATCGGCGTCAGCCAGAAATTTATCCGATGTCCACACCATCATCGGTGAACGGAACTGCTCAGGTGGTGCCATCTGACGCGGCGTGCCGTGCAAATGGTAGTTATCATCAATAGACTCACCGTGATCGGAGGCATAAAACACGATCGCTTTCTTGTCCCGCACCTGATCGATGACGCTATCAATAAAGCTATCGGTATAGAGCACGCTATTGTCAAAAGCATTAATCAACTGCTCACGCGAACAGGAGGCATCAACGCCCATACATTCTGGCTGATAGCGCGCATAGCTGCGGGGATATCGCATGGAATACAGATAGTGAGAGCCTTTGGTATGCAACACAATCAGATGCTTACCTTGAGGGTAGCGTGCCAGCGACTCCTTGACCTCATCAACTAGCAACATATCCTGCACCGATTTGCCGTCATTCTGTTTCTCTGACGCGATCATTTCTCGGAAGGAATAGTTGTTCGCCTCAATGCTATTGTAAAACCACACCTCACTTTGCATCGCAAACAGTTCGGAGGTAAAGCCCAGCTCTTTCATTACGGCAAAGACGTTCTGTTCTTTTAGCGTTCGCTGCGGGTTGTCTTCCGTACCGCCTTCTCGCACAAACATACAGCGCATGGAAAGTTTGGTCGAGGTATCACATGATTGGCCACGGAATGCGACCAGATTTTTTTCTTTTGATAACTTCGGCGTCGTATCTCGCTCGTAGCCTAACAGCCCCATATGATCCCAACGGGTTGTTTCACCAATAATGAAAACCACGTAAGTATCATCAATACCTTTCGGCGGGACATAGGTAAAATGCTGAGCGGGGTCAAAAAGATTGGAGGAATCCTGACTCTCGTCATACTTGGTGTATGCAAATAACCCTAACGCAGATAACCAGTTAGAAGGCAAATAAGAATGAGCCACAACGCCGCCATAACTAGGTAAATCCACATTGGATTCTCGTTCAGACACCGACTGAGCCTTGTCCATATAGCGAAGTGGCATCCACACGAGTGCAACGACAGCGACAAGAACCAAAAGAGGAATCAAACGCTTCCCTGGCGATTTAAGTTGTTCGATCAACGTATCACGCAGTGAGTTCTTCCAGATCAAAAATAATGGCAACGCACTCACCACTAGCATCCATAGGAAAAAACGAAAGCCGATAACTTCTTTAGAAAGATCAATATCCGTGGTCATGACTGCTGCAACAATCCCATAGCCAATCACGACATTGAAAAACGTCATGTAATAACTAGCGGAAACAGAAATCAGCACTAAAAGAGAAGCGATAATCCGATAAAAACGGCGTCCCCCAAGTGAAATAATTCTCATCAGGAAAAAGGTGAATAAGATACTTGCTGTCAATTCGACAAGAGCGGGAATAAGCGTTGGAATCTGGCTGCCAGCAGAGAGTGAAAAATAATCAAATCGGCGGTAATACACTGAGATATTGAGAAAAAGACCAATATAGATTGCCAGGACAAACGATAACTTGGGTTGCGAAAAAGATGCTACAAACTTCATTATGACAAGTGCTCCAACAAACCTTTCTTATTATCTGAAGATATACGACAACATCCCTATGCTTGAGTTCAACGAAAATAATCAGACGCTCAGGCTTTTTTATATCGCAAAACAGCAAATAGGCTTAGACCGTTAATGAGTAAATATTACTTATAATGAAGTGAAGGAAACAGGAAAAAACTGTTCTTTTATGTGAATGAATCCACGAAAAAATAAACTGCGTGACCCAACATGTTCTAAGAAAACACGACCAATTATTGAGGTATACCCTCGCGATGCAATCGGGCAATGAGTTCCACAACGATGGGGTGATTCAGGAACGCCATAATTTCTTCTGCACGCCGTTCTCCAATACCCGAAAACTGTCGCCACTGCTGTATCGTCCGTTGCTGTAACGCCAGCCAATCCACATGATCCAATGCACTCATTGCTGAGCGGGGAACAGGAATACCCAATGCAAGTAGCCAGCGAGATAGCGGCTTCTGTCGTGCCGACTGCAAGCTCGTGTAAATATCCCGCGCCCGCTTATCACCCATACCATTGACGGCATTAAGCTGTGCTTCGGTCAGAGATAACCACGCCAGTACATCCCCCAGTAAATTATGTTGCATCAAGCGCAACCACATCCCGTCACGCATGCCCGCCAGATTTAAACCGTGTTCCCCACTTAGCCAAACTAAGCGCGCAAGAAATTGCTGCTGACACACCGCGCTATAGCGAAAACAGCTAAAATCATGGAAATCATGTTCACTGGGTGGGGTGATAGCTGGCCGCTCAGTCCCACGCCATACCACATTATCCAGACGCGAAATCCCCTGTCCCGCCAGGCTGACACTTACCCGATCGCCAGGCAACACATCCCATTGCTTCCAACGAGATAGCGAGCCCACATTCACCCGGCTGACCGATTTGTCATCCAATTTCATAGGACTAAGCTTCAACACCACGGCGATCTTACCCGTACGCCCGACAGAAAAAGCCACATCGGTGACTTCCGCAACCTGATGAACAGGCGGATATTTCCATGCGATCGCCCAGTCGGCCGATGTGTTACGCCAATAGCGTCCCTGCGGTTCTTTAGTCTGGCGGATAACCACGCCATCCGTCACGAAGGGCAAGGGACTGCTATACCAGTAGTGACGCCATTTCTCCGCGTCGGCGAATGACCCAATGGCATGGGTATACTCCGCTACCATAGCAAATCCCATTTCCTGCAATTTTTTCAGACGTTCGGGCATCGTCTTTGGGCCATCCGGCCATTCCCAGACAAACAGGCCAATCTGCGACAACACGGGAGATGGCTGATGACGACGCATTTCACCCGCCACGACTGAGCGTGCATTAACACCACCCTGAGTACGCTGTCGATGATCGGTCATCTTTAGGAAAAGCTCTCCTTGTAATACTAACGAGGAAGGTGCATCGGCTAGTAAATGAGGGATTCCCGGAATCAGACGAACTTTTTCAGTCCAGTCTTCGCCTTGAATGCCATTACCCCGGCTAACCGCGGACACGAGCTTGCCGTGCTGGTAGACCAGTGTGACGGCCACACCATCAACTTTTGGCTGAACCCATAAATCCTTACGCTGTGCGATCCAGTGCACCAATTGCTCGCGATCGGACAATTTTTTCAACCCCGTATGGGCAACAGGATGGAGCTGCTTGCCATGATCGGGTAGGCGGACAGGAAACACGTTTTGAGGCTGAAAGCAGCCAACCCACTGGTTTAACTGCTCCCTCAGTTGATCATAAACATCATCTGCTACAGGGCTTTTCCCTTCGGTGTAATACACGTCATCCCACCGTTCTAACTGCTGACGCAATGCAGTAATTTCTTTTTTCGAACGCGTGTTATCCCAATCGGGGCAGATTTCGGCCGCAGCCGAAAAACCACTGATGCCCCCAACAACGCAGATGATCAAAAAAGTGTAAATCCTGAGCCACATAGTCCCTCCAGCCATCCAGTCGCGAATGGGCGCAGTACATAGCAACAAAGGGGAAAAGACGAGGCAAAAAAAGGAGGAATGCCAAGCGCACCGCAAGATGATTTATCGTTTACAACACCGGTAAAAATGACAGGAACGCGCGTCGCAATCTCAAAAAGACACGTTGGCAAAAGATTTGCCCAATGGCATAACGGAAAAACAATCCGTGGAGAATTTATCACAGCGCGACTGATGACATATTGGCGTGTATAATGCGGGGATATGCACATGTTCCTGCTGCATATCAACATCCACCATCGTAACGTAAATAAACTTCATTATGGCTCAAGGCACGTTATATATCGTTTCTGCTCCCAGTGGAGCCGGGAAATCCAGCCTGATTCAGGCATTATTAAAAACTCAGCCGCTTTACGACACTCAGGTCTCGATTTCGCATACCACACGAGCGAAACGACCGGGAGAAAACCACGGCGAACACTATTTTTTCGTCGAAGTCGATGAATTCAAGCGTATGATTCAGGATAGTGAGTTTCTGGAACATGCTGAAGTCTTCGGTAATTACTACGGCACATCCCGACCTGCAATTGAACAGGTATTAGCGACAGGTGTTGATGTTTTTCTGGACATCGATTGGCAAGGTGCCAAGCAAATTCGCGCCCAAATGCCGCTCGCGCGCAGTATTTTCA is a window of Pectobacterium punjabense DNA encoding:
- a CDS encoding EAL domain-containing protein; amino-acid sequence: MSPRRSERKINMLQLLTAGMLPLLLGLLFTFVESRLMVKRDLEATAQIAMNHAENISTQAWKMVDRLQHFHGQSCDAINDALQRLGSIFPYFRAIGVTHNTDVYCSSTFGNALTPISRVIQQPLPDTYSERWSLSIAGSDNVRTRPAIIFVQMPLTGYGAYTMVDAQYLIDLMTAISQTRGYQLTLKIGNGYPIQIGPIITLNSGLFSTSALEIKSSAFPIALTVTAPTSQSVANWKQAFFTFLPLAMILSLLFFAMMWYWQKRKLLFRDELRKGIAKGEFSVYYQPIYDAESQSCIGVETLLRWRRSNGQWIRPDIFISAAEAESMIIPITRHLFDLVAADIASWQVKPGFHLSLNVAAEHLHHPNFVSDVHRFAEKVASHSLSITLELTERNLISNGPEVIQRLHQLREDGFMIAIDDFGTGHCSLSYLQNFPLDCLKIDQGFVSAISSPDEEAPILDAIINLSHRIKLQSIAEGVETTQQLMYLQQHGVKYIQGFLYAKPMNNESLLVWLHYHSNKSIESFMNKKEEREKK
- a CDS encoding Ail/Lom family outer membrane beta-barrel protein yields the protein MFENNTGFTSPYLNVSLCAVNIRDTYLFALLKPSFYSNMEDVSIMKKTTLLLSTLIACAMGMSAAQATQTVSLGYAQAKVDDFKDPKGITAKYHYQGDSALGIIASFTYLGAKEEYYDRDFNSYDTTKLKYYSLMAGPSYRFNDVVSVYGLAGVGHGKVDWKYDYGTFADSGSEKETRFAYGAGIQITPVANWAIDIGYEGTKIYETRVDSFNIGVGYRF
- the eptB gene encoding kdo(2)-lipid A phosphoethanolamine 7''-transferase; translation: MKFVASFSQPKLSFVLAIYIGLFLNISVYYRRFDYFSLSAGSQIPTLIPALVELTASILFTFFLMRIISLGGRRFYRIIASLLVLISVSASYYMTFFNVVIGYGIVAAVMTTDIDLSKEVIGFRFFLWMLVVSALPLFLIWKNSLRDTLIEQLKSPGKRLIPLLVLVAVVALVWMPLRYMDKAQSVSERESNVDLPSYGGVVAHSYLPSNWLSALGLFAYTKYDESQDSSNLFDPAQHFTYVPPKGIDDTYVVFIIGETTRWDHMGLLGYERDTTPKLSKEKNLVAFRGQSCDTSTKLSMRCMFVREGGTEDNPQRTLKEQNVFAVMKELGFTSELFAMQSEVWFYNSIEANNYSFREMIASEKQNDGKSVQDMLLVDEVKESLARYPQGKHLIVLHTKGSHYLYSMRYPRSYARYQPECMGVDASCSREQLINAFDNSVLYTDSFIDSVIDQVRDKKAIVFYASDHGESIDDNYHLHGTPRQMAPPEQFRSPMMVWTSDKFLADADNLHAFEQLKAQQRVGKTHRHEELFDTILGCLGYTSPDGGINPKNNWCQKPAD
- the ligB gene encoding NAD-dependent DNA ligase LigB — its product is MWLRIYTFLIICVVGGISGFSAAAEICPDWDNTRSKKEITALRQQLERWDDVYYTEGKSPVADDVYDQLREQLNQWVGCFQPQNVFPVRLPDHGKQLHPVAHTGLKKLSDREQLVHWIAQRKDLWVQPKVDGVAVTLVYQHGKLVSAVSRGNGIQGEDWTEKVRLIPGIPHLLADAPSSLVLQGELFLKMTDHRQRTQGGVNARSVVAGEMRRHQPSPVLSQIGLFVWEWPDGPKTMPERLKKLQEMGFAMVAEYTHAIGSFADAEKWRHYWYSSPLPFVTDGVVIRQTKEPQGRYWRNTSADWAIAWKYPPVHQVAEVTDVAFSVGRTGKIAVVLKLSPMKLDDKSVSRVNVGSLSRWKQWDVLPGDRVSVSLAGQGISRLDNVVWRGTERPAITPPSEHDFHDFSCFRYSAVCQQQFLARLVWLSGEHGLNLAGMRDGMWLRLMQHNLLGDVLAWLSLTEAQLNAVNGMGDKRARDIYTSLQSARQKPLSRWLLALGIPVPRSAMSALDHVDWLALQQRTIQQWRQFSGIGERRAEEIMAFLNHPIVVELIARLHREGIPQ
- the gmk gene encoding guanylate kinase; amino-acid sequence: MAQGTLYIVSAPSGAGKSSLIQALLKTQPLYDTQVSISHTTRAKRPGENHGEHYFFVEVDEFKRMIQDSEFLEHAEVFGNYYGTSRPAIEQVLATGVDVFLDIDWQGAKQIRAQMPLARSIFILPPSKEELARRLRGRGQDSDEVIARRMSQAVAEMTHYGEYDYLIVNDDFDLALLDLKTIIRAERLRLSRQQVRHDALITKLLAD